From a single Asticcacaulis sp. MM231 genomic region:
- the hisH gene encoding imidazole glycerol phosphate synthase subunit HisH encodes MITVIEIGCANTASVLFALERLGAKARLSADPTEIAAATKVVLPGVGAAGFAMSRIRELGLYDTIRGLKVPLLGVCLGQQLLFEGSEEGDVECLGLIPGRVTKMTASQDLVVPHMGWNQLEVIKADPLTAGVNDDDYAYFVHSFVCPVNEFTLTTSTYGAPFAAMVRKDNVFGCQFHPERSSAIGARILENFLRVSL; translated from the coding sequence ATGATTACCGTTATTGAAATCGGATGCGCGAATACCGCTTCCGTCCTGTTCGCACTGGAACGGCTGGGTGCAAAAGCGCGCCTTAGCGCCGATCCGACCGAAATCGCCGCCGCGACTAAGGTCGTTCTACCCGGCGTCGGCGCTGCGGGTTTCGCCATGTCGCGAATACGTGAGTTGGGGCTCTATGACACCATTCGCGGCCTGAAAGTGCCGCTGCTCGGTGTCTGTCTCGGCCAGCAACTGCTGTTTGAAGGGTCAGAAGAAGGCGATGTCGAATGCCTGGGCCTGATCCCCGGCCGGGTCACAAAAATGACCGCCTCTCAGGATTTGGTGGTGCCGCATATGGGCTGGAACCAGCTTGAGGTCATCAAGGCCGATCCGTTGACTGCCGGTGTAAATGATGACGACTACGCCTATTTCGTTCACAGTTTTGTCTGTCCGGTCAATGAGTTTACGCTCACGACCAGCACCTACGGCGCCCCGTTCGCCGCCATGGTGCGCAAGGACAATGTATTCGGCTGCCAGTTCCACCCGGAACGTTCCTCGGCCATCGGCGCCAGGATTTTAGAGAATTTTCTGCGAGTAAGCCTGTGA